In Musa acuminata AAA Group cultivar baxijiao chromosome BXJ2-3, Cavendish_Baxijiao_AAA, whole genome shotgun sequence, the following proteins share a genomic window:
- the LOC135607310 gene encoding protein SHORT INTERNODES 1-like: protein MAGFFLGGGGGSQQQRGDQQAGGIPPTESFFLYGGRGSRGEDVAYTRGFELWQQHQIQRDHQLYSAAGFPNEMPSVASRPTRGSLEGGSGGMSCQDCGNQAKKDCAHMRCRTCCKSRGFQCTTHVKSTWIPAAKRRERQQHLAAAAASVQQDQRHRGGGRSAAEGSSGGSEPFKRPREITACTRIPNALATTTTYGGSLEPESLPPEVSTQAMFRCVRVSHVDEPDDVYAYQTAVSIGGHVFKGILYDHGPEADYPSSSSSRYQLHHREGSSSPAPAAAAAAAITNISTGDATIATTAAATELLEPYPTPLSAYMACTQFFPHQHRQ from the exons ATGGCGGGATTTTTTCTCGGAGGGGGCGGTGGCAGCCAGCAACAGCGTGGGGATCAGCAAGCCGGAGGGATCCCTCCGACGGAGAGCTTCTTTCTTTACGGCGGTCGCGGGAGCCGGGGGGAGGACGTGGCTTACACCCGAGGCTTCGAGCTGTGGCAGCAGCACCAGATCCAGCGGGATCACCAGCTCTACTCCGCCGCGGGCTTCCCGAATGAGATGCCGTCCGTGGCGTCGCGGCCGACGCGAGGAAGCCTGGAAGGCGGCAGCGGGGGGATGAGCTGCCAGGACTGCGGCAATCAGGCCAAGAAGGACTGCGCCCACATGAGGTGCCGGACCTGCTGCAAGAGCCGCGGCTTCCAGTGCACCACCCACGTCAAGAGCACCTGGATCCCCGCCGCCAAGCGCCGCGAGCGCCAGCAGCacctcgccgccgccgctgcctcgGTGCAGCAAGACCAGCGCCACCGCGGGGGCGGCAGATCCGCGGCCGAGGGCAGCAGCGGAGGGAGCGAGCCTTTCAAGCGTCCCAGGGAGATCACGGCCTGCACCCGAATACCGAACGCCTTGGCGACCACCACCACGTATG GAGGAAGCCTCGAGCCGGAGAGCTTGCCGCCGGAGGTGAGCACGCAAGCGATGTTCCGATGCGTGCGGGTGAGCCACGTGGACGAACCGGACGACGTGTACGCGTACCAGACCGCCGTCAGCATCGGCGGCCATGTCTTCAAGGGAATACTCTATGATCACGGCCCCGAGGCCGACTACCCATCGTCGTCCTCCTCTCGTTATCAGCTCCACCACCGCGAAGGCTCTTCTTCTCCAGCGCCAGcagctgctgccgctgctgctatAACCAATATCAGCACCGGAGACGCCACCATTGCGACCACTGCTGCAGCCACTGAATTGCTCGAGCCTTACCCGACTCCGCTGAGTGCCTACATGGCCTGCACCCAATTCTTCCCCCACCAACACAGACAATAG
- the LOC135607314 gene encoding histone deacetylase complex subunit SAP18-like gives MAGVVEAQNRQARPGPLPQPRGPPPTARSREPIDREKTCPLLLRVFTKVGGHHPAEDFAVRGKEPKDEVQIYTWKDATLRELTDLVKEVSQEARKRDAKLSFAFVYPDKNGRFVVRPVGMTYSHGNGRRLDDAKTLAELGFQIGDYLSVAIL, from the exons ATGGCTGGAGTTGTCGAAGCACAGAATAGACAAGCTAGACCTGGACCACTTCCTCAACCCAGAGGTCCTCCCCCAACAGCTCGCTCACGTGAACCCATAGATCGTGAGAAG ACTTGCCCTCTTTTGCTTCGTGTATTCACTAAG GTTGGTGGGCACCATCCAGCTGAAGACTTTGCGGTGAGAGGAAAGGAACCAAAAGATGAGGTCCAGATTTATACATGGAAGGATGCTACACTCCGAGAACTTACTGACCTG gtcaaagAGGTTTCTCAGGAAGCAAGGAAAAGAGATGCTAAGCTCTCATTTGCTTTTGTGTACCCGGACAAGAACGGCCGTTTTGTGGTGAGGCCG GTGGGTATGACCTATTCACATGGAAACGGGAGACGACTGGATGATGCAAAGACGCTAGCTGAACTTGGCTTCCAG ATTGGAGACTATTTGAGTGTTGCCATCCTGTAG